One region of Polynucleobacter sp. SHI8 genomic DNA includes:
- the guaB gene encoding IMP dehydrogenase, producing the protein MRLIKKALTFDDVLLIPAYSSVLPRDTLLGTQLTRQISLNIPLVSAAMDTVTEGKLAIAMASEGGIGIIHKNLKAAEQAREVLKVKRYESGVLRDPITIPPSMTVREVIYLSKEHGFSGFPVLEGKTVVGIITNRDLRFEEDLDAPVKSKMTPRERLVTVSEGASLDEAKRLMNKHRLERVLVVNDAFELKGLVTVKDIMKATEHPNASKDHLGRLIVGAAVGVGPENDERVELLVKAGVDVIVVDTAHGHSQGVLNRVKWVKTNYPNVQVIGGNIATGAAALSLVEHGADGVKVGIGPGSICTTRIVAGVGVPQITAIENVATALKGTGVPLIADGGIRYSGDVSKALAAGAHTVMMGSMFAGTEEAPGEVFLFQGRSFKSYRGMGSVGAMKDGAADRYFQEDNSANVDKLVPEGIEGQVPYKGSVLAIVHQLTGGVRASMGYCGCETIAELHDKAEFVEITSAGVRESHVHDVMITKEAPNYHID; encoded by the coding sequence CACTTACCTTTGACGATGTGCTATTGATACCTGCCTACTCGTCAGTTTTACCTCGGGATACTCTTTTAGGTACCCAACTTACACGTCAAATTTCCTTAAATATTCCTCTTGTATCTGCAGCAATGGATACCGTTACAGAGGGAAAATTAGCGATTGCAATGGCTTCTGAAGGTGGAATAGGAATTATTCATAAAAACCTTAAGGCTGCCGAACAAGCTCGAGAAGTACTTAAAGTTAAACGCTATGAGTCTGGTGTTTTAAGGGATCCGATCACGATTCCGCCTTCGATGACCGTACGTGAAGTCATTTATCTATCGAAAGAGCATGGCTTTTCAGGATTTCCGGTTCTTGAGGGAAAAACAGTTGTGGGCATTATTACCAATCGCGACTTACGTTTTGAAGAAGATTTAGATGCACCAGTCAAGTCAAAAATGACACCACGTGAAAGATTGGTCACTGTAAGCGAGGGTGCAAGTCTTGATGAAGCAAAGCGTCTGATGAATAAACATCGTTTAGAGCGAGTTTTGGTAGTGAATGATGCGTTTGAATTAAAAGGCTTAGTGACGGTAAAAGATATTATGAAAGCCACTGAACATCCCAATGCTTCCAAAGATCACCTTGGGCGTTTGATCGTTGGTGCAGCAGTTGGGGTTGGGCCTGAAAACGACGAACGGGTTGAATTATTAGTCAAAGCGGGTGTGGATGTCATTGTGGTAGATACTGCTCATGGTCACAGTCAGGGAGTTTTAAACCGTGTGAAATGGGTAAAAACCAATTATCCAAATGTGCAGGTTATTGGTGGCAACATTGCTACTGGAGCAGCAGCGCTATCTTTAGTTGAACATGGTGCTGATGGTGTCAAAGTTGGTATTGGGCCTGGTTCAATTTGCACGACTAGAATTGTTGCAGGAGTCGGGGTTCCACAAATTACTGCTATTGAAAACGTTGCAACTGCCTTAAAGGGTACTGGAGTACCCTTGATTGCTGATGGTGGTATTCGTTACTCTGGTGATGTATCAAAGGCGCTTGCAGCTGGTGCGCATACTGTCATGATGGGTTCTATGTTCGCCGGAACAGAAGAAGCTCCCGGAGAAGTATTTCTGTTTCAAGGTCGATCATTCAAGAGTTATCGAGGAATGGGCTCCGTTGGTGCGATGAAAGATGGTGCTGCGGATCGGTATTTCCAAGAAGATAATAGTGCCAATGTGGATAAATTAGTACCCGAAGGTATTGAAGGGCAAGTTCCTTATAAGGGCAGTGTTTTAGCAATTGTTCATCAATTGACTGGTGGGGTGAGAGCTTCGATGGGTTATTGTGGGTGCGAGACAATTGCTGAACTTCACGATAAAGCTGAATTTGTAGAAATTACCTCCGCTGGAGTGCGTGAATCTCATGTTCATGATGTGATGATTACAAAAGAAGCTCCAAATTATCATATTGACTAA
- the guaA gene encoding glutamine-hydrolyzing GMP synthase gives MHDKILILDFGSQVTQLIARRVRDLQVLAEIFPYDIDPNLLEQKITHEGFKGIILSGGPNSVTEGDTPRAPENVFTLGVPVLGICYGMQTMAQQLGGEVKTAESLGKAREFGYAEVRARGHTQLFNDLADFTTSEGHGILKVWMSHGDSVTVMPVGFKLMASTDSCPIAAMADEYRKFYAVQFHPEVTHTIQGTAILERFVKNICKCIPDWEMGNYVEEAISNIRQQVGTDEVILGLSGGVDSSVAAALIHQAIGNQLTCVFVDHGLLRLNEAKMVMDMFARNLGVKVIHVDASVQFMSQLAGVSDPEQKRKIIGREFIEVFQSESGKIKNAKWLAQGTIYPDVIESAGKGKKGAHTIKSHHNVGGLPDDMHLKLLEPLRELFKDEVRQLGIELGLPKEMVYRHPFPGPGLAVRILGEVKKEFAHLLQRADDIFIDELRKTIDPQTNKSWYDLTSQAFAVFLPVKSVGVMGDGRTYEYVVALRAVQTQDFMTAHWAHLPYDLLGKVSNRIINEVRGINRVVYDISGKPPATIEWE, from the coding sequence GTGCACGATAAAATATTGATATTAGATTTTGGGTCCCAAGTGACTCAACTGATTGCTCGTAGAGTTAGGGATTTACAAGTTTTAGCAGAAATTTTCCCTTATGACATCGACCCTAATCTTCTGGAACAGAAAATCACCCATGAGGGTTTCAAGGGTATTATTTTGTCTGGTGGACCAAACTCAGTTACTGAAGGCGACACCCCTCGAGCGCCAGAGAATGTATTTACTTTAGGGGTTCCAGTTCTTGGTATTTGCTATGGCATGCAAACCATGGCTCAACAACTTGGCGGGGAAGTAAAAACTGCAGAATCCTTGGGAAAAGCTCGCGAGTTTGGCTATGCTGAAGTTAGGGCAAGAGGTCATACACAATTATTCAATGACTTAGCTGACTTCACTACGAGTGAGGGACATGGTATTTTAAAAGTCTGGATGAGTCATGGTGATTCAGTCACAGTCATGCCAGTGGGATTCAAACTAATGGCATCAACAGATTCTTGTCCCATTGCTGCAATGGCAGATGAATATCGTAAATTTTATGCGGTACAGTTTCATCCAGAAGTAACTCACACCATTCAGGGTACAGCGATTCTTGAGCGCTTTGTCAAAAACATTTGTAAATGTATTCCCGATTGGGAAATGGGTAATTATGTCGAAGAAGCCATTTCAAACATTCGACAACAAGTGGGGACGGATGAGGTTATTCTGGGTTTATCCGGCGGAGTAGATTCTTCTGTTGCTGCAGCGTTGATTCATCAAGCAATTGGTAATCAATTAACTTGTGTGTTTGTAGATCATGGCCTTTTAAGGTTAAATGAGGCCAAAATGGTCATGGATATGTTTGCTCGTAACCTTGGGGTTAAGGTCATTCATGTGGATGCTTCAGTACAATTTATGTCTCAATTAGCAGGCGTTTCTGATCCAGAGCAAAAAAGAAAAATCATTGGTCGTGAGTTTATTGAAGTGTTCCAAAGTGAGTCTGGGAAAATCAAGAATGCTAAATGGCTTGCTCAAGGAACTATTTATCCTGATGTGATTGAGTCTGCGGGCAAAGGAAAAAAGGGTGCCCACACGATTAAGAGTCATCACAATGTAGGTGGTTTGCCCGACGATATGCACTTAAAGCTCTTAGAGCCTTTACGAGAATTGTTTAAGGATGAAGTCAGGCAGTTAGGAATTGAACTAGGACTACCAAAAGAAATGGTGTATCGACACCCATTCCCTGGCCCTGGTTTAGCTGTCAGAATTTTGGGGGAAGTCAAAAAAGAATTTGCTCATTTACTACAAAGAGCTGACGATATCTTTATTGATGAACTCAGAAAAACGATTGATCCCCAAACAAATAAGTCATGGTATGACTTAACTAGTCAAGCTTTTGCAGTATTTTTGCCTGTAAAGTCCGTAGGGGTTATGGGAGATGGTCGAACCTATGAATACGTTGTGGCACTAAGAGCTGTCCAAACTCAAGACTTCATGACGGCGCATTGGGCTCATTTACCTTATGATTTATTAGGTAAAGTTTCAAACAGAATCATCAATGAGGTAAGAGGAATTAATCGTGTGGTTTATGATATTTCTGGAAAACCCCCGGCAACGATTGAGTGGGAGTAG
- a CDS encoding site-specific integrase, whose amino-acid sequence MTLKKKTFSEEEILIYDEAVIYKRGDIWQFRYWLEKERRYVRLSLKTKNIDVAIEKAKKHFVKIKSETDSGKTYYSKTAKDGVLMYLEYRKGHIESRTTKSIVKGRYGTIRSHLDHWLDFIERDTKLKELDRDSCADYAKTRENPSATKTTALSTIAGEQSTINSMMKWLHKKGEVYIEGFDFETISIRNTPEEAVRRSSFTDEEVRAFRLAIPKYIEEAMKDLTDLENKARVLSGHYLLIASICGLRTGEQKQLKWKDITFQNETIKGEEIDFVKINVRKETSKVRKSRVVKIRDMEYFDNLFKLTTPTHTKQPYAENFIFSFNGINVVSQRAVTHHFKKILEAAEIDVGKRKLVPYSFRHYFITNRIKAGLSYKAVADMCGTSRAQIEKTYWHIDEDILTTQAMAGYYTIDGMIVPT is encoded by the coding sequence ATGACACTGAAGAAAAAGACATTTAGTGAAGAAGAAATACTGATTTACGATGAGGCTGTCATATACAAAAGGGGTGACATATGGCAGTTTCGCTACTGGCTTGAAAAAGAGCGTAGGTATGTGAGACTTAGCTTAAAGACTAAGAACATAGATGTAGCAATAGAAAAAGCCAAAAAACACTTTGTCAAAATAAAGAGCGAAACAGATAGCGGAAAGACATATTACTCAAAGACAGCAAAAGATGGAGTGTTGATGTACTTGGAGTACAGAAAAGGACACATAGAAAGTAGAACTACTAAGAGTATTGTTAAGGGTAGATACGGGACAATACGATCACATCTAGATCATTGGTTAGACTTTATAGAGCGTGACACAAAACTAAAAGAGTTAGATAGAGATAGTTGTGCTGATTATGCTAAAACTAGAGAAAATCCAAGTGCTACAAAGACTACAGCTTTATCAACAATAGCTGGTGAACAAAGTACTATCAACTCAATGATGAAGTGGCTTCACAAAAAAGGTGAAGTTTACATTGAAGGATTTGACTTTGAAACAATATCAATACGCAATACACCAGAAGAGGCAGTAAGACGCTCATCATTTACAGACGAAGAGGTACGGGCTTTTAGATTAGCTATACCTAAGTACATTGAAGAAGCAATGAAGGATTTGACAGACTTAGAAAATAAGGCACGAGTTCTATCTGGTCACTATCTACTAATTGCTTCTATTTGTGGACTTAGAACTGGTGAGCAAAAACAATTAAAATGGAAGGATATTACATTTCAAAATGAAACAATTAAAGGTGAAGAGATTGATTTCGTCAAAATAAATGTAAGAAAAGAAACAAGTAAAGTAAGAAAATCTCGTGTAGTAAAGATAAGAGATATGGAGTATTTTGATAACTTATTCAAACTAACAACTCCTACGCATACTAAGCAACCATACGCAGAAAACTTTATCTTTAGTTTTAATGGAATCAATGTTGTAAGTCAAAGAGCAGTTACACATCACTTTAAGAAGATATTAGAAGCGGCAGAAATTGATGTAGGTAAGAGGAAGTTAGTGCCATATAGCTTTAGACATTACTTCATTACTAACAGAATTAAAGCAGGATTAAGTTATAAAGCTGTAGCTGATATGTGCGGTACAAGTAGAGCTCAAATTGAAAAGACTTACTGGCATATTGATGAAGATATATTGACAACGCAAGCAATGGCAGGATACTACACAATAGATGGAATGATTGTACCAACATAG